A single Triticum dicoccoides isolate Atlit2015 ecotype Zavitan chromosome 2A, WEW_v2.0, whole genome shotgun sequence DNA region contains:
- the LOC119356479 gene encoding probable UDP-arabinose 4-epimerase 2 yields the protein MPTTPRSRSQARTTRSWILSGMDFGDTRRKPNFAGKIAVAAALTVMCIIVLKQSPGFGGTSVFSRHETGVTHVLVTGGAGYIGSHATLRLLTDNYRVTIVDNLSRGNMGAVRALQRLFPEPGRLQFIYTDLGDPKAVNKMFSENAFDAVMHFAAVAYVGESTQEPLRYYHNITSNTLTVLEAMAAHNVKTLIYSSTCATYGEPDTMPIVETTPQIPINPYGKAKKMSEDIILDFSKKSNMAVMILRYFNVIGSDPEGRLGEAPRPELREHGRISGACFDAASGIIPGLKVRGTDYPTADGTCVRDYIDVTDLVDAHVKALGKAEPNKVGIYNVGTGKGRSVKEFVEACKKATGATIKVDYLDRRPGDYAEVYSNPAKIRDELNWTAEHTDLRESLATAWKWQKAHPRGYGSA from the exons ATGCCAACAACCCCCCGGAGCAGAAGCCAAGCTAGGACCACCAGGTCTTGGATCTTGTCAG GCATGGACTTCGGCGACACGAGACGCAAGCCTAATTTCGCGGGAAAGATCGCGGTGGCTGCTGCCCTCACTGTCATGTGCATAATTGTGTTGAAACAGTCTCCTGGTTTTGGCGGTACTAGCGTG TTCTCTCGCCATGAAACTGGGGTGACTCATGTGCTGGTGACTGGAGGTGCTGGATACATTGGCTCACATGCTACTCTTCGTCTCCTTACGGACAACTACCGAGTTACCATTGTG GATAACCTTTCAAGGGGGAACATGGGAGCTGTCAGAGCTCTTCAGAGGCTGTTTCCAGAGCCTGGGAGGCTTCAGTTTATATACACTGATTTAGGCGATCCGAAAGCT GTCAACAAAATGTTTTCGGAGAACGCGTTTGATGCTGTTATGCACTTCGCTGCTGTTGCTTATGTTGGTGAGAGCACGCAAGAGCCACTAAG GTACTACCACAACATAACATCAAATACGTTGACAGTGCTCGAGGCAATGGCAGCACATAATGTAAAAACTCTGATTTACTCGAGTACTTGTGCAACATATGGTGAACCTGACACAATGCCTATTGTAGAGACAACTCCTCAG ATACCTATCAATCCATACGGGAAGGCAAAAAAGATGTCCGAGGACATCATTCTAGATTTCTCAAAGAAATCTAACATGGCTGTGATGATCTTAAG ATACTTCAATGTGATTGGATCAGACCCGGAGGGACGCCTCGGGGAAGCTCCAAGGCCTGAACTGCGTGAGCATGGAAGGATTTCTGGTGCGTGTTTTGACGCAGCATCAGGAATCATTCCAGGGCTAAAG GTTCGAGGAACAGACTACCCTACTGCTGATGGAACTTGCGTAAGAGACTACATCGATGTCACAGATCTTGTTGATGCTCATGTCAAAGCTCTTGGTAAAGCCGAGCCTAACAAAGTTGGAATCTACAATGTCGGCACAGGGAAAG GTAGGTCAGTGAAGGAGTTTGTAGAAGCGTGCAAGAAGGCAACCGGAGCCACCATCAAGGTTGACTACCTCGACCGGAGGCCCGGGGACTACGCCGAAGTATACAGCAACCCGGCCAAGATCCGCGACGAGCTGAACTGGACAGCCGAACACACAGACCTCCGCGAGAGCCTTGCGACGGCCTGGAAATGGCAGAAGGCGCACCCGCGTGGATACGGGTCGGCCTGA
- the LOC119356481 gene encoding uncharacterized protein LOC119356481, which yields MAKRLAVALVLLLVVLASCDGRELKGKGGAGGAVDEVKDLLPGLPVPLPPLVPDLPLPPVVPGIPPAAHGSADNPKSP from the coding sequence ATGGCGAAGCGTCTGGCCGtcgcgctcgtgctgctgctggtggtgctcGCGTCCTGCGACGGGAGGGAGCTGAAAGGGAAGGGCGGCGCCGGTGGCGCCGTGGACGAGGTGAAGGACCTGCTGCCCGGCTTGCCGGTGCCGCTGCCGCCTCTGGTGCCCGACCTGCCGCTGCCACCCGTGGTCCCCGGGATCCCTCCCGCTGCCCACGGCTCCGCCGACAACCCCAAGTCTCCATGA